The Pseudomonas sp. FP2309 genome has a window encoding:
- the mreC gene encoding rod shape-determining protein MreC — MGVRLLVLVVLSVALMVVDARFALLKPVRSQMSLVLMQTYWITDLPQRLFQGVASQFGSRTELVAENEKLKTENLLLQGRMQKLAALTEQNVRLRELLNSSALVNEKVEVAELIGMDPNPFTHRIIINKGERDGVVLGQPVLDARGLMGQVVELMPYTSRVLLLTDTTHSIPVQVNRNGLRAIASGTGNPERLELRHVADTADIKEGDLLVSSGLGQRFPAGYPVATVKEVIHDSGQPFAIVRAVPTAALNRSRYLLLVFSDSRTPEERANDAAKAQEAEDRKNGTAPIIPAIVPKPMPTTPAVPATTPAPAAAVATPVKPAAHNTHPVKPAATKPPTTTPAATAPVVKPAAAAPAATRQREE; from the coding sequence TTGGGCGTGCGCTTATTGGTGCTGGTCGTGCTTTCGGTCGCGCTGATGGTGGTCGATGCCCGCTTTGCACTGCTCAAGCCCGTGCGTAGCCAGATGTCGCTGGTATTGATGCAGACTTACTGGATCACCGACCTGCCGCAACGTCTGTTCCAGGGCGTGGCCAGCCAGTTCGGCAGCCGCACTGAGCTTGTCGCCGAAAACGAAAAACTCAAGACCGAAAACCTGCTGCTGCAGGGGCGCATGCAAAAGCTGGCGGCCCTCACCGAGCAGAACGTTCGGCTGCGCGAATTGCTCAATTCTTCTGCGCTGGTCAATGAAAAGGTCGAAGTGGCCGAATTGATCGGCATGGATCCCAACCCGTTCACCCATCGCATCATCATCAACAAAGGTGAGCGTGACGGTGTGGTCCTTGGCCAGCCCGTTCTGGACGCCAGAGGCCTGATGGGGCAGGTGGTCGAGTTGATGCCCTACACCTCGCGGGTACTGCTGCTGACGGACACGACCCACAGCATTCCAGTACAGGTCAACCGTAACGGCCTGCGCGCGATTGCCAGCGGTACCGGCAACCCCGAGCGCCTGGAACTGCGTCACGTCGCCGACACTGCAGACATCAAGGAGGGCGATCTGCTGGTCAGCTCCGGCCTGGGGCAGCGCTTCCCGGCAGGTTACCCGGTGGCGACGGTCAAGGAAGTGATCCACGATTCCGGCCAGCCCTTCGCCATTGTGCGCGCCGTGCCTACTGCCGCCCTGAACCGCAGCCGCTACCTGCTGCTGGTGTTCAGCGACAGCCGCACCCCGGAAGAACGCGCCAACGACGCCGCTAAGGCTCAGGAAGCAGAAGACAGAAAGAACGGCACAGCGCCTATCATTCCGGCGATCGTGCCCAAGCCAATGCCAACGACCCCGGCGGTCCCGGCGACCACGCCTGCACCGGCGGCGGCTGTCGCCACGCCGGTCAAGCCGGCTGCCCACAACACTCATCCGGTAAAACCAGCGGCTACTAAGCCGCCGACCACCACGCCTGCTGCCACGGCGCCTGTCGTCAAACCTGCGGCGGCAGCGCCGGCGGCAACACGGCAGAGGGAGGAATAA